TGGCAAGTAAATGACCTCAGGCATGGACCATCATCATGGctgagaaatttggagcagatttGACAAAGAATGCTGAAGTtaaaacaacttcctgtttcatggagAATCACGCCAAATGGCTGCAAATGCTACGGCAACGCCGTTCATCAAAAACTCACAGTCTTCACAATAATGCATCATCAAGGTCTTAAGGCTTTTCTGACCACATTTGTGGTTCAAGCACACTTCCTCATACATATCAAATATGATAAGTACAGAACAGCTGATTTCAGGTGCCGTATAAGGCAGCTTCAGCTTTGATAACCACTTCTCTACCTGGTGGATAGATAAACCACTGCAACTGGTTTCCACATGTAGCTCCATGGGGGCATTACTAATCGGTCCCATGTTCACTATGTCATCGTGGGGGACTTCCTTTCAGTCAAGAACCCAGCAAGGTCCCAGCCCAGACCCGTCACGGATCGGCCTGGGCCCCATCATGGAGGGAGGGGAAATTCTAGGTGGCTGCATCTGTATATGTTGTGGTAAGATGCTGGTGTGAAACCTCAACCACCTCTAAAGTCCTTGATTTGTTTTACCAGGTTTTCTTGTTGCCTCCATTACCCAAATACAGATTTATAGAAGAAACTGTTAAGTCTTAAGTTATTAGAAATATCATGAATAGAACTGTGTTCATTACCTTGACAGCTGGAAACCCAACCAACTGAAAAATCAACATTATTTGCATTCAAcatttgacataatttatgtAATAGACATGGGGAACACTATTTGAAGGATAATAattgtatagtgtgtatattttaATAACTAAACTACTAATATACACTGATTTACAAtgttaatcacatctggacttactcagcttttctgcagttcctcacagctggaatcagtctcagTCGTCCCTCTTTTGTTGTCTTGTACTTGttcaggtccaactcatccagaacctcctctgacatctgcagcatgtaggccagagctgagcagtggatctcAGAGAGTTccttctctgatctgttctctgacttgaggaactcttggatctcctCTTGTATTgagtggtcgttcatctccgtcagacagtggaagatgttgatgtttctgtCAGGAGAGATATTATCTTTGTTCatctccttcaggttgttgatggCTCTCTGGATGCTTCCTGAACTGCTCTTTGTCcgacccagcagacctcctaagagcCTCTGGTTGGTctccagagagaggccatgaaggaagcgaacaaacaggtccaggtggccatttttactttcaagggATTTCTCCATGGCTCTCTTCAGGAAGACATCCAGTGATAGGCCACGACTAGCATTGTTTCCAAAATACTTAGAGATGTTCTTGAGAGGAGACTTTGGGATTGACTCTCTGTGCTTGTAGTCTTCTCCCAGGAAGGCCTCCAGTacctctgtgttgctgtttgtgtaacagtggaacatgtagactgcagccagaaactcctgaatgctcagatgaacaaagcagtagactgttttctggaagatcacacactctcttttgaagatctctgcacaaactcctgagtacaccaaggcctctgtgacatcaagaccacaccgctccaggtcttcttggtagaacatgatgtttcctttctccagatgttcaaacgccagcctccccagcttcagaagaacttccctgtcagcctccgtcagctcctgtggactcgtctcacGTCCCTCAccatacttctgcttcttcctctttgtctgaaccaacaggaagtgtgagtacatgtcagtcagggtcttgggcagctctcctctctggtctgtagtcaacatgtggtccagaactgtagcagtgatccagcagaagactgggataagacacatgatgtggaggctcctggatgtcttgatgtgtgagatgattctgctggacagctcttcatcactgactctcctcctgaagtactcctccttctgggtgtcagtgaagcctcgtacttctgttaccctgtcaacacatgcaggagggatctgattggctgctgcaggtcgggaagttatccagacgagagctgagggaagcagattcccctggatgacgtttgtcaacagcacgttgactgatgacttctggttgacatcagacacaacctcgttgttcttgaaatccagtgaaagtctgctttcatccaggccgtcaaagatgaacagaacctTATagacagcgagcttctctgctgtgaccttctgtaatgttggatggaaaacatggagcagcatgagaagactgtactgctcatctctgatcaagttcagctccctgaacgaaagcagaaccaccagactgacatcttggttctccaagccctctgcccagtccagagtgaacttctgcactgagaaggtttttccaacgccagcgacgccgttcgtcagaacaactctgatgtgtccctgttggtcaggtaaggctttaaagatgtcctggcacttgattggagcgtcatggagggtcttcttggaagctgtctcaagctgcctcacctcatgttgggtattaacgtcttcactctgtccctctgtgatgtagagctcagtgtagatcctgttgaggagggttccatttcctgtttcatcagttccttcagtcacacattcacatctcctcctcagactgatcttatgttcatctacaacctcctgcagaccactatctgctgaaagagagagacaagtttaagacaaaacaaagaaacttattattttcattgccaatatgaaaataatcattataagaaaatataaagaagttaaggttataaagtcatcatcccttcttgaagtcaaaactaacgtcaaagtgatttttatatttatttttaatagtcTTTCAACAAGTCGCTCTGCAGAACGTATGTTTGTAAGTCAGAGAAGGAAACTGTAGCAGGAAAGCTAATGTTGTTCAAAGTCTGTGGCtcctgttcagttcagttcaattcaatttaatttattt
This window of the Sebastes fasciatus isolate fSebFas1 chromosome 2, fSebFas1.pri, whole genome shotgun sequence genome carries:
- the LOC141760250 gene encoding protein NLRC3-like isoform X1; its protein translation is MSDCVEEEEDRAESLVSGCLSMKSDKSIGCPLLFSNEPGPSDTKVQYRQRAESPVPSCLSMKSDQSKYYLVDFSNESGPSDTKEKKRSHASGEELISRSRTRPGPQTASQTSTVQTDSGLQEVVDEHKISLRRRCECVTEGTDETGNGTLLNRIYTELYITEGQSEDVNTQHEVRQLETASKKTLHDAPIKCQDIFKALPDQQGHIRVVLTNGVAGVGKTFSVQKFTLDWAEGLENQDVSLVVLLSFRELNLIRDEQYSLLMLLHVFHPTLQKVTAEKLAVYKVLFIFDGLDESRLSLDFKNNEVVSDVNQKSSVNVLLTNVIQGNLLPSALVWITSRPAAANQIPPACVDRVTEVRGFTDTQKEEYFRRRVSDEELSSRIISHIKTSRSLHIMCLIPVFCWITATVLDHMLTTDQRGELPKTLTDMYSHFLLVQTKRKKQKYGEGRETSPQELTEADREVLLKLGRLAFEHLEKGNIMFYQEDLERCGLDVTEALVYSGVCAEIFKRECVIFQKTVYCFVHLSIQEFLAAVYMFHCYTNSNTEVLEAFLGEDYKHRESIPKSPLKNISKYFGNNASRGLSLDVFLKRAMEKSLESKNGHLDLFVRFLHGLSLETNQRLLGGLLGRTKSSSGSIQRAINNLKEMNKDNISPDRNINIFHCLTEMNDHSIQEEIQEFLKSENRSEKELSEIHCSALAYMLQMSEEVLDELDLNKYKTTKEGRLRLIPAVRNCRKAEFSDCQMSHTHCEVLASALKSNPSHLRQLNLSNNNLEDSGVKLLSAGLESPNCRLETLRLSRCSLSEISCASLVSALKSNPSHLRELELGKNKLKDSEVKLLCGFLESRHCRLETLRLSYCRLSEISCASLVSALKSNPSHLRELDLSLNELQDSGVKLLCGFLESPHCRLETLRLRFCSLSDISCASLASALKSNPSHLRKLDLDGNKLQDSGVKLLCGFLECPHCRLGTLRLRGYWLSEISCASLASALKSNPSHLRELDLSNNKLQDSGVKLLCGFLESQHCRLETLRLSDCRLSEISCASLASALKSNPSHLRELDLRVNELQDSGVKLLSDLVESPNSRLKTLSADIHLGEQRHMSDAGLDMHTGVP
- the LOC141760250 gene encoding protein NLRC3-like isoform X2 encodes the protein MSDCVEEEEDRAESLVSGCLSMKSDKSIGCPLLFSNEPGPSDTKEKKRSHASGEELISRSRTRPGPQTASQTSTVQNSGLQEVVDEHKISLRRRCECVTEGTDETGNGTLLNRIYTELYITEGQSEDVNTQHEVRQLETASKKTLHDAPIKCQDIFKALPDQQGHIRVVLTNGVAGVGKTFSVQKFTLDWAEGLENQDVSLVVLLSFRELNLIRDEQYSLLMLLHVFHPTLQKVTAEKLAVYKVLFIFDGLDESRLSLDFKNNEVVSDVNQKSSVNVLLTNVIQGNLLPSALVWITSRPAAANQIPPACVDRVTEVRGFTDTQKEEYFRRRVSDEELSSRIISHIKTSRSLHIMCLIPVFCWITATVLDHMLTTDQRGELPKTLTDMYSHFLLVQTKRKKQKYGEGRETSPQELTEADREVLLKLGRLAFEHLEKGNIMFYQEDLERCGLDVTEALVYSGVCAEIFKRECVIFQKTVYCFVHLSIQEFLAAVYMFHCYTNSNTEVLEAFLGEDYKHRESIPKSPLKNISKYFGNNASRGLSLDVFLKRAMEKSLESKNGHLDLFVRFLHGLSLETNQRLLGGLLGRTKSSSGSIQRAINNLKEMNKDNISPDRNINIFHCLTEMNDHSIQEEIQEFLKSENRSEKELSEIHCSALAYMLQMSEEVLDELDLNKYKTTKEGRLRLIPAVRNCRKAEFSDCQMSHTHCEVLASALKSNPSHLRQLNLSNNNLEDSGVKLLSAGLESPNCRLETLRLSYCRLSEISCASLVSALKSNPSHLRELDLSLNELQDSGVKLLCGFLESPHCRLETLRLRFCSLSDISCASLASALKSNPSHLRKLDLDGNKLQDSGVKLLCGFLECPHCRLGTLRLRGYWLSEISCASLASALKSNPSHLRELDLSNNKLQDSGVKLLCGFLESQHCRLETLRLSDCRLSEISCASLASALKSNPSHLRELDLRVNELQDSGVKLLSDLVESPNSRLKTLSADIHLGEQRHMSDAGLDMHTGVP